From the Hordeum vulgare subsp. vulgare chromosome 1H, MorexV3_pseudomolecules_assembly, whole genome shotgun sequence genome, the window ACAACATACATCTTATTGtggtttttttagtttttttcaaCAATCGTCTTGTTGCGGATTTGTTTTCAACAGACTACTTATTACAAGATTATATTTCTACAAAACGAAACCGTGTCGCATCACAGTAGTTGTTCACCACCAATATTGCAACAATACCATTGTTGTTGAAACATGTGCCTGCACTTGCCATCGTGCTGAGAAAACGTGACGAGCAACGAAGGTGGCGGACGCAACGTAATTATCTGCCAGTTGGGGGCAATAATTTCCCATTGTTTTAACCATAGTTTATCAAACCGGATTGACAGTCAGACCAAAAGAAATCCGAAACTGTGATTTGAATGGTTCTTTAAGACTCGTGAATTGTTTGAGCAATCgacctagaaaaaaaatcgaTCAAACAGGCAAAACCCGATGAACCGGACGCTTCgatgttgatcttacaaaagcccCGCGATTGACTTGTTTTTATGTGTACAAGCTATAGATAGTCAGTAAATGAAAACCCTTTTTTGGTAGGGTTTCGACCAATTGGGAGCTTTCACTTTTGATTTTGTCCACATAGATAAAACCATCGGCTGCTACCGTCCCCATCGCGGCTTCCCTTTCTCGGCACCACACGCGTCTCCCTCGCCGCTCTAGTAACAACCCAAGTTTTTATCATGTGTATGAATTAGATATTAACATGTTATTACTGGTTACTCTATCATGTGATTACACATTTTTTATCTATTGATTGGTGTATTTATTGATACAAATATACTACTCCGTATTGTATTGCTTAAAAAACTGAGAATTTGATCGGCGAACCGACGGTCTGAACAGTAAAACCTGAACCGACAACCTTGTTGGCTCGATTACCGGTTCAGATTTTCAAACCGTGGTTTTAACTAGTTACTCGGTTGTCAGAGAAAAACAAAGCTGAACCGGTTTGATTACCGGTTCAGTGTTTTAAACCATGGTTTTAACCGGTTGCTCGGTTGTGAAAGAAAAACAAAGTTGAACCGATTTGATTAGCGGTTCAGTTTTTTAAACCGTGGTTTTAACCGGTTGCTCGGTTGTCAAAGAAAAACAAAGCTGAACCGGTTTGATTACCGGTTCAGTTTTTTAAACCGTGGTTTTAACCGGTTGCTCGGTTGTCAAAGAAAAACAGAGGTGACTGATCCAAAATAAAAATTCAGTCACCTTACCCCTAGTCACCCCATTCACTTTTACTAGTACTGTATAAAGCTTCATGCATTACCTGTAGCACATTCAATGTAATTAACGGGTCTTAATTACTTTCTAATGTTATTATGCTCATGATAAGTATCGTTTACATTATGCTTAATATTTGTTTTTTACAACGATAACTGTACAGAGATTGCCCCTACGCTAGAGCGGATCGCTATAAACGTGGTTCCCCTCCCACGCCCCACTCTCTCAAACACCTCGCGAGAGAAGGAAAGCCGGCAAGGCCGGGAGAAGAGGACGCCGCGAGGGGGGAGGAAGATCCGGCGGGCAGGGCTGCGAGATCCCGCGGCGAAGTAACTGCTGTGCGCGCACTCTCTCTGCTGCAAACTCTGCGGTTTCGGCTCCGGGCGGCCTGCCAGAAAGTAAAGTGCTCGCCGTTCTCGCTGCATATATAGCCACCGCCCACCGGTGCCATTGCGTGTGTCCCTGTGTCCCGTTGCGTTTGTTGTTACATCGGGTTATTGGTTTCCGTCGCTTGcgtagagagacagagagagggagCCTGTGGAGGATGGTGCCGGGGGATCAGGCGGAGGAGTCCATCGTGGCCATGGCGGACGGCGGCCACGGCAACGGCAAGGAGGGGGCGCGAGTGATGGACGGCGGCGAGGAGTCCGAGCAGCAGCACGGCGACGGCGGGTTCAGCATGAAGGACATGCTCTGGCACGGCGGATCCGTGTGGGACGCCTGGTTCAGCTGCGCCTCCAACCAGGTACAAGCGCATCTGTCTTCTTCTCCTTGCGGTTTAACCATGGAAGGcattcatcatcctcatcgccggTTGGTCCGGATCGGATCGGCGTGGGTGCAGGTGGCGCAGGTGCTGCTGACGCTGCCCTACTCCTTCTCCCAGCTGGGGATGGTGTCCGGGCTGCTGCTGCAGGTGTTCTACGGCCTCATGGGCAGCTGGACCGCCTACCTCATCAGCGTCCTCTACGTGGAGTATCGCTCCCGCAAGGAGAAGCAGGGCGTCAGCTTCAAGAACCACGTCATCCAGGTCGGTCCGTCGATCCATCACTCCATCGTCGCCAGTACTCACTCCAATCCGCCTCAGTCAGTCAGTTCTTCAGTTTCCTCCTCCTTCCGTCTCCGGCTTTCCCGCATACGTTTCCAGTCTCGATCTAGTCTGCGGTCTGGAACGAAAAGGGGCTTTCCTTGCATGCTATACAGTGTGGACTTGACCAGTTCCCTATCCCCGAAGCAAAACTGCAATGGGATAAGcatgaatgcatgcatctttTCAGGGCAAATACATTTTGGTTCATCCTATATgaaaaaatattttaaattttTAATTACTAAACAAAAAGTTGAAAAAGCTCAGAAGTATATTTAGATTAAACTTGGCTTTGTTTTGCACTAGTACATAGATTTtcaagaaaaaacaacaacatcgactcCAGGCAAAAAACTACTCAGTTACCAATTGTACGTGTTTCCTACTGATGATGAATTGCTTTTCTTTCTAACCATTTCAGTGGTTTGAGGTTCTGGACGGGCTTCTGGGCCCGTACTGGAAGGCGGCGGGGCTGGCCTTCAACTGCACCTTCCTGCTATTCGGCTCCGTCATCCAGCTCATCGCCTGCGCAAGGTGCTTCATCCCTTTCCTTTCCCATTAGTACGTAATATAAGTATCTGTTGGAGTCATGGAGATGAACTGAGTCGTGGAAATGACCAATGGGATATATATGGCAATGGCAGTAACATCTACTACATCAACGACCGGCTGGACAAGAGGACGTGGACGTACATCTTCGGGGCGTGCTGCGCCACCACCGTCTTCATCCCCTCCTTCCACAACTACCGCATCTGGTCATTCCTCGGCCTCGCCATGACCACCTACACCGCCTGGTACATCACCATTGCCGCCGCCGTGCACGGCCAGGTACGCTACCTGGCTCATTCGTCCCACCACCACTACAAGTCACCCCTTTGTTGCCTAGCTTGTTGGTGATCACGCCGATTGGCACCATGCTAACTATGACGAAACTGACGATGTATGTCGTCGGTCGCAGGTCCAAGGCGTCAAGCACTCTGGCCCCAACAACCTGATGCTCTACTTCACGGGCGCCACCAACATCCTCTACACTTTCGGCGGCCACGCCGTCACCGTGTAAGTACTACACTTAACAAAGTCTCAATGCGATGCTATATTCGCGAGTCTTATTTGAATATACGTGcaaaattttcttttgaatttttcCTATTTCCTTTCTACGTATATGTTAGACTTGGCTAAGTCTCTTGTCACCCACACGCAAACAAACAATGTAGGTACCTACGGTTGCTTGGTGAGTGCACCAACATCTATCGTCTACACTTTTACCTGGTGCAGCTTTTGCCTAGTGCTATGCtaggattttttcactgttttgatctttaaggcgtaagttcatcacataacgaactcggttcgaaagtatttcacgttttgaTCCTTTTAGAAACGTCATAGTCCGTGGCGTTGCAGGCCTTAGGCCAAACgtcagtctactggacgttggagacctcatgtgcaacgccagtctactggacgttgcagccCTTAGCAGAAATGCCAAGggggctggcgttgcagaccaaagcagaaacgccaagagggctggcgttgcagaccaaGCAGCATGCCGTGGGCTGGCTGGATGTCGTCGCTGCGTACCATAGTGGGTCTGCAATGTCAGGactgttggcgtttcacaatCGTCCTGCAAcaccacattagactggcgttgcaagaaagaaaaaacgccacggtagataggcgtgtcactgtagggcagcaacgccagcactgttggcgtttcacagtgggtctgcaacgccacggtagactggcgttgcagaAAATAgaaaacgccacggtagacaggcgtatcactgtagggcagcaacgccacggtagactggcgtttctatgtgcgtctgcaacgccacaggctctggcgtttcaaaaaaggtcagatcgtgaaatagtTTCAGTCAGAGTTCATTCCGTGAAATACTTTCATCCCAGGGATCAAAATCGTGAAAAAATCCGCTATGCTAAGGGGAGGTCATGGACTTGGATAGAGTTGAAAACTGAAAATCTAGTGTTGTTTGCACAGCATTGTCGTCGGTCCCCCACCTCCTTCCTGGCCAACTTGGAATCATGAGTAGTAGTATAAAATTTGTTTTGGGCAAACATACCAATCCAGATGAGTTAAAAATGTTTCATGCTTCGTGGAAAACCAGCTGTCTTGCTTATTACCGTCGGTAGGCACTAAAGCTAGCTAGGCGATCAACAATTACAATCCTACTCAATGCCCTCCGTTAGGCACTATCTATGAATTTCAATACTCCCCATGAACAAGCTAGCCTTTATTCTCCATCGTTCATTCCCTGATCCCTATACTTAATCTATGAGAGGCTGCCATCCACGATGATCCTCGTGCCGCGGCTAATGATTATAGCCAAAGTGAACGAATAATCAGTACCAGTGGGGTGTTCAAACTCCCAGCTGTTAATTAGAGAGACCTTGTAGTATTATAGAAAAAAGATCACAGAGGCCTTTGCCTTAAGAATTCAGCTGCGTTTTCCTTTTGCAGCGATAAGAAATGCTCTTTCCAGGGATCATATGATGTGGACTGGTTTCCATTTCGCTAGTGCGGAGTTCACATCAAGTAAACAAAATCAATGCCTGTGCGGGACATCGCTTGTGCGTAATTCCGGTCTATTAGTAGCAACTAGCAACCTTTGGTTAGTGGAGAGACAAAGGCGCAAGTGGTCTACTTTGGGTATTCCATCCAAAATCCGTCAGTTTTGAGTGCCCTTCTTGCTTGAAGCAATTCGATGACGCATTTGGCCTTGATAACGGCTTAATTTGTCTGTAAATGCCGGCCTCGTGATATAGTGCATAGTACTGGTGAAAGTTGAAAGTTGGGCGAGATTATATTCCTCACGTCCCCGTCCTCCTAAATGTCCTGACTAGGAGAAGCACCACTTTTCAttccatcaactataaagcatgtGTATGAAGTACGCTAATTCCAAAGGGTTTATTCGATCTCATTCTGTATATATGCAACTGCCTACAGTTATGATAATATGACCAGTTCCTTCTcttttcttttaccttttctttttttgtaaTAACTGATCTGATCAGGCAAGCTGTTTCTTCCATGAAATTATTCATGCAGTGTAGTAGCTTTAGTATTATAGCACGGAGCTTGACAGAGATTATTGAAGGGGCTAAGCAGTGTGAGGGGGTAAAGAATGCAAATTATTCTTGATTTTGACTAATATTTGACACTTAAGCACAACATTAAGGGTAGCTAGGAACCTGATAACGCCAAACGTCAGGTACGAGCACATGACAAATCGAATGTTTTTTATTGCAAGTTCAGTGATGCAACTATGATAACTTTAGTCGGCAAGCATGACAACTTCGTGCTTCAGTTTATATTTTAACATAAAATTGCTACATGTGTCAACTAAGTTGACATCTTTACGTCACTAGAATTGCCATTGAAACTTTTAATTTGCCATGTACTTGTACCTGACGTCATGTACTTATCATTTTCATAAGGATATGCACATAAGGGGTTTTCTAGAGTAGGGGAGCGATGACCCCTTTGGCCCTAGGGAAATCCCACCAATGATGGCACGAAACAACTGACAATCCTTTTACAGTTAACATTTGAGAAAACATAGGCTTTGGTACACCTTCTTGTCTAGTTATCTATTTCTGCATCATGATTCGTGCAAGAACTTTTGTcctttttgtttcttccacataaAACAACATATGAAAATCAAATTTTACACGAGAACAAAACACTCTTACTACAATATGGAGAAAAAATTTCATATTTTTTCGACCAACATAAATatgcaaaatgagtttttttactCAAAAAAACTGATTTTGTATATTTATGTTTGAtggaaaaatctgaaaaaaaactcattttgtacATTTATGTTGGTCGAAAAATCTGAGAGTTTTTTTCCACATTGTATAGTAAGAATGTTTTGTTGCCGTGCAAAGTTTAAAGTTCATATGTTCTTTTATGTGatagaaacaaaaaaagaaagtCTCATGTAGTAAGTTAGTTGTGTAGCACAGATCTTTAAACAACATTGAAGGGTAAAGATAAAATGTGTTTGATAGCCTATGCTTCGAAAATCCACGTTCATCTTCTTACAGAGAAACTGATTTTGGTTGTGTGCATGCATGCAGCGAGATCATGCACGCGATGTGGAAGCCGCGCAAGTTCAAGTACATCTACCTGGTGGCGACGTTGTACGTGTTCACGCTGACGCTGCCGTCGGCGGCGACCATGTACTGGGCGTTCGGCGACGCGCTGCTGACGCACTCCAACGCCTTGTCGCTGCTGCCAAAGTCCGGGTGGCGCGACACGGCGGTGATCCTCATGCTCATCCACCAGTTCATCACCTTCGGCTTCGCGTGCACCCCGCTCTACTTCGTGTGGGAGAAGACGATCGGCATGCACCACACCGGCAGCATCCTCAAGCGCGCCCTCGCTCGCCTCCCCATCGTCGTCCCGATCTGGTTCCTCGCCATCATCTTCCCCTTCTTCGGGCCCATCAACTCCGCCGTCGGCGCGCTCCTCGTCAGCTTCACCGTCTACATCATCCCCGCCGTCGCACACATGCTCACGTACCGCTCCGCCTACGCCAGATCGGTAATTAAGCTTTCTTTTTTTGTCCACGTACGTCCAGCAGTGTGCGCCGTTGTCAGCATGCATTATGCGTTCTTGTTAATCTGATGCAATGCGAATCGACAGAATGCGGCGGAGAAGCCGCCGGCGTTCCTGCCGAGCTGGAGCGGGATGTTCGTGGTGAACGTGTTCGTGGTGGCGTGGGTGGTGGTGGTCGGGTTCGGGCTCGGCGGCTGGGCAAGCGTCACCAACTTCGTCAAACAGATCGACACCTTCGGCCTCTTCGCCAAATGCTACCAGTGTCCCCCGAAGGCGCACCTCCCGGCAGCGGGGTCACCGCCATCAGCGTCGGCGCACCGCTAGCGACCGCTTCGATCGGAAGCACACCGTGGCAATGTGCCAGCTGGAAAGATGGAACTCTCATCGATCCATGCACTAGATCACCCTTTAATTTGTTGTTAGTTACTGCTCACCTCGCCGTATACTACAAATACCTCCTAGCTAGAGAGTTACTGCAGCTAGCATAGTACAATACTAGCATCCGTGTTTGTCACTAGCTAATTTGCTATGATACATGTATTGGTGTGGTTTTCTTTGTTGGATTATCGTGCTGTCGTATGAAGGTGCTTATTGAATTATTATTTGTGTCGCCTTTTTGGTATCCTTCCTATGGAGAATTGGGGTAATTTACCTGGATTTATCTTTGTGTTTTCGAAATGTAGAAGGTTGATTTCCAAAAGATCACATACAATACAAGGCAAGTTGGATCCCCTCGATTTCCACTACTCATAGAGAGAAAACACAATTGAGATCGAAAAAAAGGAAAGTTGTTTGGTTGGAGTGAAAAACAAAATGCTAAAATAAAAGAGGGTGACCTTCACGAGGTATGTTTTTGTCGCCTCTGATCTACCCCGTGCCTCTTGCCTAAAGATGTCTGGTTTTTTGTTTTATACAGGTGGGCATGGACGAAACTAGGAAATCAGAGCATGCAGTTCATTTCATTGTGATATATAGGGCCTGTTTGGAACCGCTTCAATTCACCAAAATCGGCTTCACTTCATCAAATTTAATTTGAAGCAGTTTCATACAAAAGCTATAGCACTATAAAAGAATGTTTGGCTTCCATTTAGCTCCAGCTTCAAGAATAGAAAAATTGGTGAAAAgaatctatttgattggttgagggaaaagaaatgaaggggtatccacttactggtggcagtgcTGGATAATTTCCCCCCAACTCCACCTTCTAGAGATTTTTGAAGCACCCTTTTAGGGGCTTTATAAAAACTCTGAAGTTGTACCTCAAATTCTAGTTTTTTTGTGGAACAGCATGTCGTggagctaccccgtttggcttgTCTTTTCTAAAGGAGAGCTGAATTTTAAGAAACAGAGCAGTCCCAAACTGGCTCATAATCAAACAAGACAGTGTGAAGCGGATACCATTGAATTTGAGAGTTTTT encodes:
- the LOC123445956 gene encoding auxin transporter-like protein 2; its protein translation is MVPGDQAEESIVAMADGGHGNGKEGARVMDGGEESEQQHGDGGFSMKDMLWHGGSVWDAWFSCASNQVAQVLLTLPYSFSQLGMVSGLLLQVFYGLMGSWTAYLISVLYVEYRSRKEKQGVSFKNHVIQWFEVLDGLLGPYWKAAGLAFNCTFLLFGSVIQLIACASNIYYINDRLDKRTWTYIFGACCATTVFIPSFHNYRIWSFLGLAMTTYTAWYITIAAAVHGQVQGVKHSGPNNLMLYFTGATNILYTFGGHAVTVEIMHAMWKPRKFKYIYLVATLYVFTLTLPSAATMYWAFGDALLTHSNALSLLPKSGWRDTAVILMLIHQFITFGFACTPLYFVWEKTIGMHHTGSILKRALARLPIVVPIWFLAIIFPFFGPINSAVGALLVSFTVYIIPAVAHMLTYRSAYARSNAAEKPPAFLPSWSGMFVVNVFVVAWVVVVGFGLGGWASVTNFVKQIDTFGLFAKCYQCPPKAHLPAAGSPPSASAHR